DNA sequence from the Perca flavescens isolate YP-PL-M2 chromosome 3, PFLA_1.0, whole genome shotgun sequence genome:
aacatGAGGGAGTCCATAGTTACTGGCATTCTTATATGAATGGCAAGTAAATCTCATCGGTTCGACACCAGTCGGACACAGCTTTGTAAGAAACGTGGTGGTGCCGGAATGTTTTTGTCCATAAGGGGGGGAAATGTTAGAAAATGGAGCGCTCAGTCTGGCTCTCTGCTCTTGTCTTTGTAGAGATGCAGCTCCTCCATTTTCTCCTGCAAGAAGGAACCGGGCATGGAGCACCCTCGGGTCCTCTGTGGCAGTGTGTTGATCTGTTAATATGAAAGACAAATTAAGAAAATTGTTCTCAAACTCGGAAACAATCATTTATTGtgggaaaaagaaaacatttcattttctaGTGATGAAGCTTATATAAAAAGTTGGTTCATCAAAAATCTCACGCAAAAAAATGGAGACcagtttgggctttagcggaaaggggggggactgagaagttgtcgatgttcaaatttttttgtcTAAGTCCTGGagcttcacaatcctacctacagaaCCTTTAGCAGAACCTATTTTAAACTTTGTCACAACTTTGAAATATGCTATAATCATGCAATGAATCTACACATAGTGGCTTgaaatgattgtaaaaaaaaatgtctgctactTTGTAACTGTAAGCACACCAGTGGAATTTAAACAGATTTTACAAGGGAGATTACAGTAAGGTGAGTAATTTAAAGTAGTACATTTAAACTCCAGGCAGCCAGTATTGGTGTTTGACTCATTATTTATTAGCTCCTGTAGGAGGACCTGAAAGGGAATCACAGCTGGAACTCTTACTGTGGAGCTTCTCTACCTTTGGAATGACCCCACATGGAGTCACTCTAGAAACTAagatacaaaaaaacagaaaaaaattgaGAAACTCTGTCCTGCACTCACATGCTGTCTCACCTTCCTCTCTGGGGATGCATGGACAAGAGAGTTGCGGTGGTTTCCCCTCTTGTCCTTTTTCTCGGGTGTCCACACTCCCGGATCTGTCTGAGTGGAGCGGTCCGATAACGTTGAATCATCTGTGTTATTTTTCCAGGGAGAGGTGCCTTGGTTGTTTTCTGTCTCGTTACTTTGGGGGAAAACGAAGGCCTCCTCCTCGGAACCTGACAGGGAACAGTGAGCCATTAATGTGTTGGGTTTGAGGTCATTTAACAGGAAGGGAATTTTCTGGCATTGTGTATCTGCATATGATAGAGAAAGGTCTTACTCCAGTTATTGCCCTTGGTTCTTGAGTCGGGGGCCGGGGTGCACGGGCAGGACccagttgtgtttttgtgtttcttcaAGCACTCTATTCCCACCAGATCTCTACAGTGGCTGTGACAGTTTATCCCACAGtctgagagacagaaaaaaaaatgttaagagAAGCACCGCTACCTAAAGGATCAGTTTAGTCAAACTACAAAAGGTCTGTCGATTCAAAGCTTTGAGGACCACAACATGAATGTATTTCACATGGCAGGGTGGCAGCAAAACTCTCAGAGAAAGAGATCTCAAAACCTGGACAAACATAGGAGGGAGCTGACAGTGgtgaagtgctcatattatgatgtttggcttttcccctttcctttattgtgttatatatcttttttgtgcatgctaTAGGTTtgcaaagtcccccccaaagggacttaccatctccaacagaaaactctgttcacaaactgctcaaaacagctctattgtagtccagcctttacttcagagacaaacgtggtcactttgtaacacacgttctaatgctcgcctagctgctagcgtggcacgccctcatactctgcttctgactggctagtagtccttacctagctactgcacatgtgcgactcccaacaaagatggaacagaagtgagatgcctcactctgtagctaaaacagagagctcaacacacagggtgaaaagagtaGCTGCACCAATGTgtagtatgacaaaaatatggtgttttttgaaagttaaaccatgtaaacctattctggtacaacctctaaatactaTTAGGTGCACTGTATccatgtcacattctcattagggggctgagcccccctaaagatGATCGCCCCTGGATGAAGGtgattactctttttttttgggggggggggggggcattttaggcctttatttccacaggacggatgaagacatgaaaggggagaatgacatgcagcaaagggctgcagatcggagtcaaacccgcagCTGCTGCATCCAGGAgttaaacctctatatatgtgcgcctgctctaccaactgagctaacccggccaccaaaggtggttcctctttaatgAAGGATAAAATGGCATGGATTGTGATCTTACCTTTACAGTGGTAGCCCTGTTTGATGACTCCCCACAGCTACAAGAGGACAAACATGACACATGTGATATTGCTGTTTGATtggatatttatatatatatataaaaagaatagATACAATGGATACTCACAAAGCCTCTACAAGTCTCACAGAAAGTCGGCCGTTTATATGTGGTTTCATGGAAGTTATGTGCCTTGAAGTTGTAGCCCAGCTTGGCACATACAGACATTCCCCTCATGAAGTAAGAGGTGATTTCTTCACGGCTGATTTGTCCCTCCCTGggcacattttacaaaatgcaacaacaaaagtgagtaagtgagttgagttttttttttcataaaccatTTACCCAGTGTCGTTTCGTGTTTTCACTGTTTCTGCGGCCACGTCACGGTAAGAGGCCTTTCCTGTGCGTGTTGCAGCTTCCTCACCTGTCAGTTTCGTGAGTGCAGAAGGAGAAGGGGAAGTTGGCTGCTATTTTCTCAAAGTCCTCCAGTGAAATGTAACCATCCTGGCTCTGGTCGTAATTTTTCATGATGGACTGCAGGGGGCAACAGAACAATCAGACGTTCAGTTGCACTTGTCAAGGAGCAGTTGGTTAGTTCTGCTTTAGCCTGCCATGTAATAAGGAAGTGAAAGACAGAAGGTTGTTGCAGTGTCACATACTCACATCCACCATCTGCTTGACGTGCTTAGATATGGTGTTAGGGTCGAGCCTGGGGGTCACCCCTGAACCCCACTCTGCCAGTACGGGCGGTTTAACCGGAGCGACTGGCTGTGGAGCGACAGATGCGGCGATGAGACATAAAGGACTGTACGTGTTAGAAacaagaagaataaaaaaaagaatacaccCACCACATAACACGCTTCCCTAACGTACAGCGCTTTGATGTGGCGGATTTTGATGTATTCGGCACCGAGCctgtgcttttgttttgaagATGTTACACCCACAGAGAGCACACACATGTCCCTCCTCTTGTGAAAAGAGGTTGAAACCAGTGTGAGTCTGATGGTGTTAAGGTAGAGCCCAACTTCAAAAAGTGGAGGATGCAGCTCTACTGACCTGGATCTTTGTGTTCTTGGGTTCCTTGGTGTATGAAAGTTCATAGATCTCATCCTCAGTGTAGTATAAATCCAGAGAGAGCTGAACCATTGAAAGAAcatgattttaagatttttttttttttttttttttttttttttttttttttttttttaatatcagaaTCATTTCTTTTTGGAATCTTGGCTTTGTGTCTGGTACCGTGAGTAGATGCAGAAGGTCTTTGTTGGCCTCGAAGGGTGGCGTGCAGGCGTGAATGGCCACCAGGTCGTTGATGTTGCTGTACAGGTGCTGCAGCTTGCTCAGGTTGATCTTGTCCTCGTCGATGTAGTTGGGCAGGGCCTCGTTCAGGGAGATCAGATCCTTCAGGTGGACGCCCAGGATAGGCACCTTGAAGCCGCTGCACTCGTTGTACACCCGCCGGTAGTTGATGTAGTTGCTACGCGAGGAGAGCAGCTCGGTCATCTCACTCAGCGcctgagagaggagaaagatcAAGCAGTTGGTGGGTTTAGACTTCagtatagctttaaaaaaaaaaaaacattcaataagATTAGAtaagataaaactttattttctGTTCACATAGAACATTTTCTTGCATTGTCTGCTCCAACAGTCAACagataacattaaaaaacacaaacatctgTTGCGACACATCTGTATGGTCACCCAATAACGTCTGCCACACCTTTCCGtcacccacactcacacacccacacgcacacacacacacacacacacacacacacacacacacacacacacacacacacacacacacacacacacacacacccacaaccacacacacacacacacacacacacacacacacccacatacctacacacacacacaaacccccacacacacacacacacacacacacacacacacacacacacacacacacacaaccccacacacacacacacacacacacccacaaccacatacttacacacacacacacacacacacacacacacacacacacacacacacacacacacacacacacacacacaatacgaAATCTCTCATCTCAGAGGTTGTGACTCtgttacaatcactttgctactaatttcataaccttgatgtgatttttcaaaactctagacacaaaactcacaacagtcatcacttgtaacacaggctatccaatgttcaaaacattggattgtgcattcatatctctaaAGAAGTGTTGCACTTGCAtaatcactggttcaaaaaacaaatatattgtgaaataccattgaaacattactttagatcacccacacacaagctacccataatttcactgggtcatcgttcgtacaatcattaaaaaaatcattaatttgtttacaatttacaaaatagatgatacatgtttcattatggtactacaagtaaatacatccctgtaaaagtactgcagtagtagagagaatactacagaccatatatatatatatatatatatatatacacacacatatatattttatatatatagatatatatgtacctagagattggcatggtttgatttcagttagtctaatagatggtttcatttgcatatagagatgattttatggaaagtaccccatgccaatctctaggtatggtgaagggtatgtgatgatgtgggggtatggtgaagggtatgtgatgatgtgtgggggtatggtgaagggtatgtgatgatgtgggggtatggtgaatggtatgtgatgatgtgggggtatggtgaagggtatgtgatgatgtgggggtattttaataccaaaggccaagggaactttatcaggatgcatagtatcctgga
Encoded proteins:
- the rasgrp4 gene encoding RAS guanyl-releasing protein 4 isoform X3, encoding MNKTKRKPNGESRKLVQRRRNTCPSPQDIARALQSPSSAPSASAASLDELIQRCLNSFDSEGKLSSPRGSQLVHMTLMMHSWVVPSQTFAQKLLTFYKDCPLDKRGLKRAQICHLIRQWISQFPAVFEADPLLEQTMGDLWALVRSGGEKTHSQLLDTSCLGPHGNIFQAPSPSVKKRKVSLIFDHMEPDEMAEHLSYLEFKNFCNVSFLDYRSYVVRGSVRDNPALERSVMMCNGVSQWVQLMILSRHTAQQRAQVFTKFIHVAQKLRALQNFNTLMAVTGGLCHSSISRLKDTSNLLTPDITKALSEMTELLSSRSNYINYRRVYNECSGFKVPILGVHLKDLISLNEALPNYIDEDKINLSKLQHLYSNINDLVAIHACTPPFEANKDLLHLLTLSLDLYYTEDEIYELSYTKEPKNTKIQPVAPVKPPVLAEWGSGVTPRLDPNTISKHVKQMVDSIMKNYDQSQDGYISLEDFEKIAANFPFSFCTHETDREGQISREEITSYFMRGMSVCAKLGYNFKAHNFHETTYKRPTFCETCRGFLWGVIKQGYHCKDCGINCHSHCRDLVGIECLKKHKNTTGSCPCTPAPDSRTKGNNWSSEEEAFVFPQSNETENNQGTSPWKNNTDDSTLSDRSTQTDPGVWTPEKKDKRGNHRNSLVHASPERKVRQHINTLPQRTRGCSMPGSFLQEKMEELHLYKDKSREPD
- the rasgrp4 gene encoding RAS guanyl-releasing protein 4 isoform X2, whose amino-acid sequence is MNKTKRKPNGESRKLVQRRRNTCPSPQDIARALQSPSSAPSASAASLDELIQRCLNSFDSEGKLSSPRGSQLVHMTLMMHSWVVPSQTFAQKLLTFYKDCPLDKRGLKRAQICHLIRQWISQFPAVFEADPLLEQTMGDLWALVRSGGEKTHSQLLDTSCLGPHGNIFQAPSPSVKKRKVSLIFDHMEPDEMAEHLSYLEFKNFCNVSFLDYRSYVVRGSVRDNPALERSVMMCNGVSQWVQLMILSRHTAQQRAQVFTKFIHVAQKLRALQNFNTLMAVTGGLCHSSISRLKDTSNLLTPDITKALSEMTELLSSRSNYINYRRVYNECSGFKVPILGVHLKDLISLNEALPNYIDEDKINLSKLQHLYSNINDLVAIHACTPPFEANKDLLHLLTLSLDLYYTEDEIYELSYTKEPKNTKIQRRDMCVLSVGVTSSKQKHRLGAEYIKIRHIKALYVREACYVPVAPVKPPVLAEWGSGVTPRLDPNTISKHVKQMVDSIMKNYDQSQDGYISLEDFEKIAANFPFSFCTHETDREGQISREEITSYFMRGMSVCAKLGYNFKAHNFHETTYKRPTFCETCRGFLWGVIKQGYHCKDCGINCHSHCRDLVGIECLKKHKNTTGSCPCTPAPDSRTKGNNWSSEEEAFVFPQSNETENNQGTSPWKNNTDDSTLSDRSTQTDPGVWTPEKKDKRGNHRNSLVHASPERKINTLPQRTRGCSMPGSFLQEKMEELHLYKDKSREPD
- the rasgrp4 gene encoding RAS guanyl-releasing protein 4 isoform X1; translated protein: MNKTKRKPNGESRKLVQRRRNTCPSPQDIARALQSPSSAPSASAASLDELIQRCLNSFDSEGKLSSPRGSQLVHMTLMMHSWVVPSQTFAQKLLTFYKDCPLDKRGLKRAQICHLIRQWISQFPAVFEADPLLEQTMGDLWALVRSGGEKTHSQLLDTSCLGPHGNIFQAPSPSVKKRKVSLIFDHMEPDEMAEHLSYLEFKNFCNVSFLDYRSYVVRGSVRDNPALERSVMMCNGVSQWVQLMILSRHTAQQRAQVFTKFIHVAQKLRALQNFNTLMAVTGGLCHSSISRLKDTSNLLTPDITKALSEMTELLSSRSNYINYRRVYNECSGFKVPILGVHLKDLISLNEALPNYIDEDKINLSKLQHLYSNINDLVAIHACTPPFEANKDLLHLLTLSLDLYYTEDEIYELSYTKEPKNTKIQRRDMCVLSVGVTSSKQKHRLGAEYIKIRHIKALYVREACYVPVAPVKPPVLAEWGSGVTPRLDPNTISKHVKQMVDSIMKNYDQSQDGYISLEDFEKIAANFPFSFCTHETDREGQISREEITSYFMRGMSVCAKLGYNFKAHNFHETTYKRPTFCETCRGFLWGVIKQGYHCKDCGINCHSHCRDLVGIECLKKHKNTTGSCPCTPAPDSRTKGNNWSSEEEAFVFPQSNETENNQGTSPWKNNTDDSTLSDRSTQTDPGVWTPEKKDKRGNHRNSLVHASPERKVRQHINTLPQRTRGCSMPGSFLQEKMEELHLYKDKSREPD